The sequence AGTGGATTGAAAAACGTTAGCATTCAATATAGGCCACTTTTTAAAGTGAAATATCAGCTCAGATTATAATATTGtcgaaaaatataaataaggtgtcaaaatatgttcttaattaaatcaattatttcacCAAGAAAGTACAGGAAAAAGAATTGGACGGCAACAATCAATGCTTCTTAATAAAAGCGTACTTAATTGCTTTCATTAAATACCTAGAGGGACAGGATTAAATTGCTTAGACAAGGACAAAAGTTATTGCCAATCTCTTTGGAAATAACTTACGGAGTTTCCCATCTATGCAGATCAAAATTCAGCTTGGATAAAATATCCGAATGTTAGTCCTACGAGAAATCTATCAAGAGTACACACCAAAACACTATTGCAATCTTAACTTTCCTTCCCACTATATAACCACTGCAGAAAATTGATGATCATCATATCATATAATACATGACAACTATCAATTTCTTGGCACAAAACTGCATCACATCTTGGAAGGTTCTGATGCTAAGTTTATTCAGAAATCAAATTCCAAACACGAACACAACCATCCTCTCCTGAACTGACCACTCTTTCCTGATCAATAAAAACCAACCCGTATACTCCACCTATATGAGCACCCTTTATGGTTCTGCGGCTTGATGCTGGCTTTCCAACTTCATATATAATGACACATGTATCAAGGGAACCAGTGGCTACGAGTGTGCTATCAGGTGACCAAGCTAGGCAGTTAATACGTGCGGTGTTAAACAACATGTTATTAAGCTTCACCTGAAAGAGAAAATTTTCAGTCAAATGCCAGCTCATGATCAAAGCAAGAATTTATTTAGTCAAAACAACTAGTAAGCATTTCAGTAGCTATCATCCGAGAAGCACACGAACTTCAAGAAATGAGCCGCGTCTGTGTTGGAAACTGCGTTGGTAATACAAAGTTTGTTGTGTTCGTGTCAGTGACTCAGTGATCAAGCACTATCATTAAAAACCTACGTTTTTGTAtgaaagtttttatttattttatggtcCCGTATTAGATCTTCAATTGTGTGTAGATATATCCGGGGTGTCCCCTACACAATACTACATCCAATACTCAAACGTTATAGTAGTAGTATTTTCTTGTAGTTATCCTAATTTACAGAAAATGTACCATACGTACATACATACGGTGAATATCACCTTTCCTCTTCTGAACATTGGAAATATGGCTATAAACGGTAGGAAAAtcgaatatgacttcaaaacttGGAAAAAGGTTCTTCAAATTTTGTCATGGATTAGAGTAAATTATTGTAGTCTcctcttaaataaattaagaggGGAAATGCTAACAACATATTCTCCAACTCATTCTTTTGACTGAAATTTATTAGCATCACAAATTTTTTGCAGCCTCACTTCTTAGTTGATAACTCTCATTTGTAatttctaacaaattttaatcaagAGTAGACTGTTTGGAGTATGTTGCTACTATTCCTCATTAGTTCTGCTCATTTTGGAAGCAAGTTATAACAAAAACATGAAGCTAACATACTTGAAATTTAGACGCACACATCATGATGGCTCAAGCAAGAATACAGAAGACAAAAAAGTCACATTTTACAAGTAGGAAAAAATTGTATAGGATAAACCAAAGTATCCAGGCATGAAAACAATTCACATAACAAATAATTTCAGTCTCACGTTACCTCTTTGGAAGCACGGTCCCATACAACAGCTTCACGATTCAAATCAGCTGATGCAAACATGGAAAAGTCTGGAGAGTATCTGATTACAGTGATGGCACCTCGGTGCTTCTCAAGGACAGCCTGCTCAGTAACTGTATCTCCTGAGACTGAATACATGTGCAACTTACCATCTTGCCCTCCCACAATTGCTTCACTACCATCAGGTGACATAGCAGCCGCGGTCACAATGAAGCCCAGGTTTATAGTGGAAACAATTTTAGAACCGTTTAGCAAGACAACTCCGGATTCAATTGCAACGATAGCAAATTCAGGGTTATTGAGTGCAAGGGTTACATCCTTAGGCTGACTTCCAACATCAACAGTTTCAGCAGGACCAAAATTATCCCCATGAAGAGGAACTCTGTATACCTTCATTCAACACATACAAATTTAAGTACTATCTACTGAAGGCAAAAAAATCATTAGTTTGGAATAAAAGTAAGTTCAATGTCCATTAAATCTTATGAAGTAAAAGAAACAATTACACGAACAGTTGACTTGTGACAAGATGGACTGCCCAATGATAATCTACTCCCTCAAcggattaaattataaaatcaaaaaataaacaagtttCCTTCAACCACTCTTAAGTGAAAGATTAAAAGCGTGTTTGAATTCCCATTTATTTCCGCTGAACACGAATCCTTTGTGAGAGTAGGATTCCCTTTCAACATGCATTGGAAAGTGTAATTCACACGAAAGAAACATGGTCTAAGGGACAACTGTAAGGACTTCAATTTCACAGTTAGCATTtgaatatttgttaaaagaagaGGTACTCATAATTTTTCCTTGAATTTATGGATTTTAATACTCTAGTTAAAAATAATGTCTCATATTTCTGGATATAATATGAAAGTAAAGATCATGAATTGGTAATAATGATCGAAGACTTCATCTAATTCATGCTGAATCTACAATGCAAGCACTACTGAGCTACATTGCTTCACAAATCTCCCAGAAAAGTAAACACCGTTAATACAGATTAGATTCATGCTAGACATAAGTTCAACCTCTAATACTGGAATCAACATACTCGATTTTGCATTTACTTTCAGGATTAAACAAAAGCAAAACAGACTTCATGGTTTGGCTACTAGCCTACTACCAATCAGAAATATCTACTATATTTGTCTATGAATAATTCCACAGTCACAATGACATCAAACGTGGAGCTTCAGTGTTTACTATGAAGAAATAGATGCACATAATGATAAATCATAAATGAATGATGACACTTGTCAATTAGTTACCTTGTTGTCAAATCCAGCAGCAATAACTTCATCTTGGCCAGCGACTAACAATTTGATTAACCCAAATTGTTTACCCTCAAACTTACCACTGTATCCCATGCCAGGAATCCATCTAATGATCACTCCATCATAGCTGCTGGACAAAAGCATCTTTTCACTTCTGTTGAGCAGAGTCAAAACAGTGATATTTTTCATGTGGCCAGATAATGACAATGGGCTTTTATCTAAATCCTTAGCAGAATATAAATAGATCGTGCCACCAAGAGAGATAGTAAGCAGATAATCATTCTGCCAAAGACAACCAACAAGCATATCCTCCACCCCGCCAGATTCAGTACATGCCAAAGTCTTATTTACCGTTCCACTACTACCATCCTCAACAATATTCCATACTTTGGCAGATTTGTCAGCGGAAACAGTAAGAACCTGCAATTGATTAATAAGTAATTCGAAGTAGCATGTAAATAGCAGCCCTGAACATCAAAAAAGTTAAACATGATCAAATCATTTTCTTCCTCACATGATTAGATTGGTATTTGCTCTGAAGTTATTATACTTGCGAAAAATAAATATCTTCTGTCACCATTGTAATCTATTGTATATTTATACTGATTAAGCTCTTAATAATTCTTGACTAGTTCTGCACCTCTccccaaaagaattttttttttaaactgatAGCATTGTTTGGAATTACATTCCAGAAACCACGTTGAAGTAGATTCAACCCAGAAGCCACATAAATATGTAGCATAGGAACGAACACCCATATGTGGTTCTCAAACGCGATATACCAAACATACACTTAAGTCAACTTGAAAGAGTAAGACTCAAACACAAGCAGGAGCTCACCTGTTTGCTGTCAGGACTCCAACTAACAGCATATATGCTTCCCTTGTGACCATCCTCCGTGGACAACTCACCAAGTTTGTTCCCCGTCTTTCCATCATATATAATGCCCTTTCTATCTGAGCTAACAGTAATAAACTTGCTCCCATCTGGGGAAAATCTAACACAGTTGACAAAATTCGAATGGTCCCTGCAGATACAGAATGCCTTCTATGACAACCTGAATAAAGAAATGGAAACCTACTCAACCCAAAACATTTCTTTCATGCTAAAACTTGACCCTATTTTCAAAAGTAAAGAATTGACAATTGACAATGCCGTGATATGATACTCTTGAATATTgatcatatattatattaactaTAACAAAGTTATCTTTGTCCAGACCATGCAAAAactcttgaatcttcatcatgtctatttataaaatttcttgATATTCCATTTCCCCGGTAAAAGACATGCATTCATTTCTTGTGCACCTTTACCAACATAAGAGAGATAAACTCTTACAGAAAATCTCTTCATGGGAAAGGAATATACACTACCCACTTAAAAAGAAGACaaggaaaaacagaaaatgaaaaagaaaggagaagCTCGTCGATAATTTGATAAAGCATTTATCCACTACTAAACCACAATGACAAATATGCAACCCCGGATAATAAAACTTACCTGATGGACATATTGAACTTGAACGGTGGACCATCATAAAAATTCGCCAAAAAATCTTCTCCACATGTGGCAATGCGGAATGGCCTTGTTGGTTTAAATGCACAACTTAAAACCCGGCGCGAATGGCCATCAAAATCACCAACAGTGGAACCTGAATCCCACCTTAAAatccaaaatatattaaagatgcAAAAGTGGGTCAGGCAGTCAGGTGTTGAAAGATGGAAGCACATTTGCACACATTAGTCCATTCTTCTAATCTAAATAATTCTGGGAACATGCTAATTCAAATTCAAGCATTATGATTTGATATCgttatataaattatgaattgagccataactgaaaaaaaaatggtatctGTTGAACGTGTATCAGCAAAATTTGAGATTAATATCAGCAAAATTTGAGATTAAAGGAATACGAAAGAGATGAAAAGGTTAAAGGAATGCAAGTCCTAAATCTGGTTAGAGAATTTGAGATGCAGAAAGAGTCCAAAACGATTAAACAGTATGCTAACAAGCTTCTTAACATTACTAACAAAGTAAAATTTCTTGATTCTAATTTTTCCAACTCAAGAATAGTTAAGAAAATACTGGTGACTGTCAAGATTTGAGGCCACTATTACATCCTTGGAGAATACTAAAGATTTCTCAAAACTTACCTTTAAATGCTTTACAGGCCTAGgagcaaagaagaaaaatgagggCTGAGGGTTCTATGGAAAGAGCATTGCAAGCTAAATTGCAAACTAACCAATGAGAAAAAATCAAGTGGAagaaatacaagaagaaaaatttCAACACCCAAGAAGCAGCAGCTAACAGTAGCAACAATAATGGAGACAACAAAAGATTTTTTCCTTGAAAGCACTATGGCAGAATGAATCATCCTCCTTTCAAATGCTGAAGAATACCTGATGTTAAATGTGAAAAGTGCAATAAGTTGGGACATCATGTGAGAATTTGCAAAAGCAATTTTCAACAAAAGAATGTGGCTCAAGATGCAGATtaacaagaagaaaaacaattgtTTGTAGCAACATGTTTTACAAGCAACAACAAGTGAATGTTGACTAGAAGATAGTGGTTGTACCAACCACATGACTCATGATCAAGAGCTTTTCAAAGAATTGGATAAATCACAGGTATCAAAAGTTAGAATTGGCAATTGTGATCTTATCAATGTTGAAGGAAAGAGAACTGTAGCCATTGAAAGTTGTGCaggtacaaaattaatttatgatgttTTGTATGTACTTGAAATTTATCAAAACTTATTAAGTGTGGGAAAATTGATTGAGAAAGGGTTTAAAGTCATCTTTGAAAATAAGCATTGTTTGATTAAAGATGTCAATGACAAGGAAATTTTCAATATCAAAATGAGAGGCAAAAGTTTCTCATTTGATCCATTGGAGGAGGAGCAAATAGTTTATCCAGTTACTGTAAACAATACAGAAGTCTGGCACAAAAGATTAGGCCATTTTCATCATGCGGCTGTGTTGAACATGCAACGAAAGGAGTTGGTTTATGGCTTACCTCACTTAGATTTTGAATTACCAAGCTGTGAAGCTGAAGCATGTCAATATGGCAAGCAAGCAAAATTACCCTTCAAACAATCAACTTGGAGAGCAATAAAAAAGTTACAGTTAATTCACACAGATTTGACCAGAGCTCAAAGGACCCCTTCACTTAAAGAGAATAAATATTACATCATCTTTGTAGATGATTTCACCAGAATGTGCTGGATTTACTTTTTCAAGTCTAAGTCAGAGGTTGTAGGTGTATTTTGGAGATTTAAGCAGTGGATTGAAAAACAAAGTGGTTGCATGATTCAAGCTTTGAGATCTGATAATGGAAAGGAGTATTTTTCAGCACAATTCACCATGTTTTGTGAGGAAGCAGACATTGAGCATCAATTACCAACTCCTTacacccctcaacaaaatggagctAGTGAAAGAAAGAATTGAACAATCATGAAAATGGTCAGATGTATGCTTCACGAGAAAGAGTTACCTAAGGGATATTGAGCAGAAGCTGCAAACACTGCAGTATTTTTGCTAAATAGACTTCTCACCAAAGCACTAGATGGGAAGACTCCTTTTGAGATTCAGTATCTAAGCTTATAGAATTTTCCAACCTCACACAAGGAAAATTTTGATAAACAGAGATATGTACTTCATGGAGAATGAGAAATTGAGCTAGAATGATACTGAGAAAATGTCAATAAATGACCCTTTGCAAGATCAAGATGAGCTAATTGATGATGCATCCGGGAGAGGCATTAGATTGCTCTAAGATATTTATGAAAGATGCAATGCAACAATTCTAGAACATGCAGGATATTGGGATACAAAGAAGGATCCAAAATGGAATATTGAATGTGTATCAGCCGTTGtctattaatttgttattttctattaattatttgatcaaATCTTTAGgattaattgttttattattgttatgttaGTGATTGATTATTATTAAGGAAGTTATTATTGCTTCTTTTACAACACTATCCACAAATTCAAACAAACTAATATCATTTCAGTAAGGAAGTTACGTAGCTACATCCATCCAAATCATACAGGgtgataagaaataaaatttaaatacatataaTGGCACGGAAGTTTAACTCTGACTAGGTAGGTGAGTGAGAGTTTAGATGCCACGGTGTCGATGATAATGTAATCAAACAGTGTCAATCAATTActtgaattattttatgaaaagaaattCTACACTATTTACATGGTCTCATGTCATGACAACTACACAATAGTATTAGTTTGGATAGCCCAACTGGGTCAGTCACATACAGACTCATTCACATGAAGCAACTAGCAAGTTCTTATGTCACGAACTACGCATTGCAATCTGTAAAGTGTAAAGTGTGCTTGATATATACGTGGTcctataaaatatacttttttttacacttttaatttttgtttgtctatttatattctaattattatttttaaatttatttcttgacATGACACTCAATCATACACCTCAATTATTTCAATTCCTATAAAATTGTAAGGTTTTACGAAATCTCTTTTTTATcagaagatttttattttagtatgtATTTATTTGAGCAATATCAGAATATTggtcattaatttttgttaattccTGTAACAGTGTTTACTCTATCTAAACCAATTTAGAAATAATGATGGTaggtatgatttttaataaaattggtgtaaaaaaaactcataatttATAACCGAACAACAGTGTAGAATCTTGTAGACAATTCTCTCAAAAGATATTtaagcatattttttttataaaaaagttatacataAATATTAGAGTTTAATTACCATATATTGACCGTTTAAATTtgctatttaattataattaatttgattgatatgattttttatgataattgttGTAAAGCTaattaatatatcatattatgaaatatatgattgaatgggtaaaatataatctttttctctaaatattgtatatttttttaataaatagttaTGACCAATAATAGTTATGGCCAATAAAGTTAAGATGTATGCTCCACCAAAAAAAATCTAGATATTAAAATTTGAGTCTCCAGTGACTGACAGGCTTGGAAGAATTcatgttaattaaataaaaggaattgaaaaattgatagaacaatagaaaagtttaattaaaagaggaagaaggaaaagagagtTAGTTACATAAAGGCGCGAACGAAGGACTTGCCCTTGCCGTCCCCACAAGCGACAATCCTCATCCCATCGAAGGACCATTGGAGGTCGTCGATCCGACCCGAGAGGACCCGAAACTCGTTCTTGAGAACGAACTCGTTGTGGGTCCCCCAGATTCGGACGGTGCCGGAGATGTCGGCGGAGGCGATCCACTCGCCGTTGGGGGAGTAGCGCGCCACCGTGACGGGGTAGGCATGCTCGCAGTACACCCACACCTGCAGCGGGTTGTCGAGGTTGCGGATTATGACCGATCGGCCCGTGCAGTAGAGAATGTTGTTCGTTTTGGCATCGCCGGAGATGAGGATGCCGCGACCGCGCTCCGTGGAGGGTGCGCACGCGTAGGTCTCCGAGAGTGTCGCCATTGCCGAATTGGGATTTGCTCTGTgctcatttctttttattttgtgggTTGATTGTTATAGAGAGAGTGTGGCCGGGAATGGAGGACCGCCTTTTGAACAAGTTCGCTCTCTCAACGCCATTCACATTTTTATTACACTTGCATATATTCTTCCATACGTACCTACattaatttcaaacaaaattaattcattattaacgACAAATGTAATCTCTAGAATAATTCATAcgacataaattttaaaagagtttcaatatttttctttcaattacaaattattatataatttatttttttttaaaataattattttaaaagtttatttttttatcgtaTGATATGTTGTGATTATGTTAGAATTTTTTCTAATTgtattataacaatttttttatctttttcttgcaCATCATTTATTACAcctcatattatataaataaattattgcgTGAATTATTATATGTGTATCTCATATCATTATTTGCATGAAACTGagatttttgaattaaaaagacATATTGACTAAAATTGGTTAGTcaggtttttgaaaaataattatataatgattacatcaaaatttaaatttataatctcATACATTCAACTCAAAAGCCTAACCAGGGGACTGACCCTAttagaatgatatttttttaagctaAGAATGTTTCTATAGTCACTTTAGCAAGTcattcttaaaataaacaaataaatttttatgcatGAATTTTATTTGGACTTCCACTCATCATGCACTAATTAGGTTAATGATTGTATTTTCTATGGGCTGCAccttgtttttcctttcactAACCTCAGAGTGCCCCATTTATGTCAATGCACTAATTAGGCTGCCAAATCATAAagtcaaaatacaaaaaaaaaatgttaaagaaattcaaaattgtcaaatattaaatatggtACATACTAGTATAATAAAAGTATGatatattgttaaaaatattaaacaatattcaatacattaaatatttaaaaataacttattcaaatttaattttctaataattatttttgggacacttgataaaagaatttttatttaatgtattattaaatttgctaaaaatatttatcgATGTAATTAAAgtcattattaaatatatttcattgagataatttcatttaaatcattataataattaagataaataattaaaaatacaataatataaaaatacatattataaATTACTAAATCAACATTGTATATAGTATGagttattaattaaaagattaaaaataattttttattattgattaaaatttatttgaaattataaaatcacgAGAAAAATACGTTAAATATAACGTGAGAATCGACGAGAGTCACAAAATTTTAtacttcaataaattaaaatcattaaaagaaGGTGTGAAACTGTGTGTGTTTCATTATTTCTCTGGAAGAAAAGGCATAAAGATATAAAATACAGTTAAAGTGTGAAAAGAGGTAGGGGATTAAGCTGGaaagaataaaaagtgaaacAGAACATGCACTGTCAGAGTTCGAATAAGAAACAACTCACAATCTTTGTTGCGTTTACAATGACACATAGCATAAACTTttctgtataattttttttccctccCCTCGTTATTCTTTTCCAGTAACAACAAAGTGGCCTTCATTTTTATCTCCCCAAGTTCACTCGTGGCCCCAAAACTTACATAAGTGGCACAACACATCACAGAATCTCCACCATTAGACACACACTTTAGCCCAATATCAACTATAAATACCCTTCTACCCCTCCCTTTGTAGTTCAATATTTGTCCATTTCCCATGTCAGTGTGAACACGCACACCCGTGAGAGCAGAAAGATAGTCATGGACACAAGAACATTGCTCCTGAAACTACTCATCACTCTTGTGGCTCTTTCAGGATGCTCTTCTTCGGCTTCAGATCATTTGGTTAATGTATCCAAGTTGGAGAAGTTCGTGGATGAGCTTCCTCACATGCCCAAAATCCTTGGCTATCATCTTTCAGATGGCGTCCCAAAATCTAAGTCTTTGAAGATTGGCATGTTCAAGAAGAAATGGGTATGTacgttttttctttctttcttccaattaatcattaattgtCTTTAGCGTGCCATGCCTAGTTCTTTCTATGCTGGTTTCGATGATTGctaggacgagaccaacatagtTCTTCATTTCAAAAGTTCTTCCTTAGGCCAGTGTATTTCAAAAGCCGCTTCCAAGTTCCAGCGACAGGAACATTAGTTGCCGCCTATCAAATATCATGCCATAATTGATTATCATGTGCCTctgttttttaaaatgtcattttgtAGACCcaaatttagtcttttttttaatggtCCAAACTGTAATCCGATTacgaataaaatttgttaaaaatttaatattaattttctgGTTTCATCTAACGATCAAGGATTTTGAGGATactatgaaaatttaaattatcgATTATTATATCTCGGTTCTGTAGATCTAACATTACTTGTTTTTTAATGGCTCTTTCGGTTTTTCATAAATGGTTGTGTTCACAAGTTTCCTGgcccaggaaaaaaaaaattcctcacAATAATTTCCCATCTTTaggacaataatatttgatatttaaccAAAGGGTATCCAAAATCCCGTTTGGTCAATTGGTTTTGACCCCCTCTCAGGAAGATTCCTTGGTTGTCAAAGCTAAGTGGGCagttaattacataaaaatatttgtggTTTAAGTATATTTAGTAATCCTTGAATTAAATTTGTGTTGAACTTTCTAACATGTCATTGACCCTTGTTCAGTAAGATTGAGGTGCCGTCTTCTTCTAAacgttttttagttataaagaTGATTAAATCATTCATGTCCAAAAGTTAAAAACTTTCTATATTCTATGGTTCACATTAATTCCTTGACTTTAATGCACCATAGCTTTGAAGATTAGTCATCAGATAATTTACGCAAAGAATTGGTTCTCCGGACCTTTAAAGTGCCAATCACTCTGGCCATGACATTGATAATTCAATATCCACTATGAGTATTATACTTTACATGCAATAATATTCAACAGATTTTGGCTTCTGTTGCTCACTTGCTCTGTCTAACTTGTCATTGGTGTACTACTATCCAATAGCTTTAGGATTGGGGAGTCATCTCCTTTTAaccattcatttatttatattaagaaacataaaaaaaattgtaaaaatatcaTTCTAAGTGTGCCATTCGTGTCCAAAAGTCAAAAGCTTTCTAGATTTTTCTAATTGACGTTAGTTTAATGGACCAGAGGCTCTGAAGATTAGTCATTAGATAATTATGCAAAGAACTGGTTCCCCGATCTTTGAAAGTGCCATCCACCTGGCCCTGACATTGATTACTCGGTATCCACTATGGGTAATGTTTTCTTGTTCACACATTGCCACTCTCGAGTCTTAATTATTACACTTAAATAAGTATTCAAgttaaatttttgttaagaATTTGCCAAACTCAAAACAAAATCATAGATGGAATAATGGTGAAAGCAACCCCAAATAACACTAGGGAAGGCAGAAAAATCTAAAccttgaaatatattttattgtaggataaaaataacaaaaaagttaGGGAAATATGGACAAATTACATGAGTCACAATCTTGGGGACTTGGAATTGAACGTTTAGCATCCTCATTCATAACATTAATATTGCACTCACGTCATTGTTTGACGAAATTGAAAAATCtctttaattttccttttgcaGAAATTCCACAGGGATCTGGCTCCAGCAACAGTGTACGCTTTTGGAACAACCAAACACACAGCAACAGTTCCTGGTCCAACGATCGAGGCCCTCTATGGCGTTGACACCCACGTGAGATGGCAAAATCACCTCCCTCCAAAGCACATACTTCCCTGGGACCCTACGATCCCCACCGCGATGACCAACTCCACACGTGGCATTCCCACAGTGGTCCACCTTCACGGTGGGATCCACGCGCCAGAGAGCGACGGAAACGCCAACGCATGGTTCACATCGAAATACAACGAAAGGGGACCAACATGGACAAAGAAGACATATCACTACCCAAATAATCAACAACCGGGGAACCTATGGTACCATGACCATGCCATGGGGTTGACCCGAGTCAACCTTCTAGCTGGCCTACTCGGAGCCTACATCATTCGCCACCCTCAGATCGAGGACCCGCTAGGCTTACCCAGCGGTGACGAATTCGATCGAACGCTGATCGTGTTCGATCGCAGCTTCCGCACGGACGGTTCGATCTTCATGAGTTCCACCGGGAACAACCCTAAAATACACCCTCAGTGGCAGCCAGAGTACTTCGGCGACGCCATCATTGTCAACGGCAAGGCGTGGCCGCGCCTCACGGTGCGACGTCGTAAGTATCGATTCCGCATAATCAACGCCAGCAACGCCAGGTTCTTTAGATTCTTCTTCACCAACGGCTTGAGATTCACCCACGTGGCATCCGATTCGGCTTACATCGAGAAGCCCGTAACGACCAATGAGACGCTGGTGGGGCCATCTGAGATCACAGACATCGTTGTTGACTTTTCTCAATCCAAGAGTAACTTGGCTATTCTAGCCAACGATGCAAAATATCCTTACCCTGCCGGTGACCCCGTCAATGAGGCTAACGGCAAGGTTATCAAGTTTATCATCGTACCTGATCAAGAAGTTGACACGTCACGGGTCCCTAAACGGTTGTTAGAATACCCTGTTGTTGATTTATCCAGTGTGGCGCACACACGGTATGTTGCTATGTACGAGTACGCGAGCGACATTGATGAGCCGACACACTTGTACCTAAATGCGAAACCGTATGAAGCAGCGGCTACGGAAACCCCGAAGGTGGGGTCCACAGAGGTGTGGTATGTGATCAACTTGACGGAGGATAATCACCCGCTTCACATTCATTTGGGTTTGTTCAAGGTGTTGGATCAGACGGCGCTGGTGAAACCGGATGATGAGTTTAGAGAATGTATGAAGAAAATCAACGATGCGGTCAAGTGCCACGTGGACAAGTACGCTCGTGGCAAGAAAGAAGAGGTGCCGGCTCATGAGAGAG comes from Glycine soja cultivar W05 chromosome 20, ASM419377v2, whole genome shotgun sequence and encodes:
- the LOC114402480 gene encoding actin-interacting protein 1-2-like, whose protein sequence is MATLSETYACAPSTERGRGILISGDAKTNNILYCTGRSVIIRNLDNPLQVWVYCEHAYPVTVARYSPNGEWIASADISGTVRIWGTHNEFVLKNEFRVLSGRIDDLQWSFDGMRIVACGDGKGKSFVRAFMWDSGSTVGDFDGHSRRVLSCAFKPTRPFRIATCGEDFLANFYDGPPFKFNMSIRDHSNFVNCVRFSPDGSKFITVSSDRKGIIYDGKTGNKLGELSTEDGHKGSIYAVSWSPDSKQVLTVSADKSAKVWNIVEDGSSGTVNKTLACTESGGVEDMLVGCLWQNDYLLTISLGGTIYLYSAKDLDKSPLSLSGHMKNITVLTLLNRSEKMLLSSSYDGVIIRWIPGMGYSGKFEGKQFGLIKLLVAGQDEVIAAGFDNKVYRVPLHGDNFGPAETVDVGSQPKDVTLALNNPEFAIVAIESGVVLLNGSKIVSTINLGFIVTAAAMSPDGSEAIVGGQDGKLHMYSVSGDTVTEQAVLEKHRGAITVIRYSPDFSMFASADLNREAVVWDRASKEVKLNNMLFNTARINCLAWSPDSTLVATGSLDTCVIIYEVGKPASSRRTIKGAHIGGVYGLVFIDQERVVSSGEDGCVRVWNLISE
- the LOC114402853 gene encoding multicopper oxidase LPR2-like, yielding MDTRTLLLKLLITLVALSGCSSSASDHLVNVSKLEKFVDELPHMPKILGYHLSDGVPKSKSLKIGMFKKKWKFHRDLAPATVYAFGTTKHTATVPGPTIEALYGVDTHVRWQNHLPPKHILPWDPTIPTAMTNSTRGIPTVVHLHGGIHAPESDGNANAWFTSKYNERGPTWTKKTYHYPNNQQPGNLWYHDHAMGLTRVNLLAGLLGAYIIRHPQIEDPLGLPSGDEFDRTLIVFDRSFRTDGSIFMSSTGNNPKIHPQWQPEYFGDAIIVNGKAWPRLTVRRRKYRFRIINASNARFFRFFFTNGLRFTHVASDSAYIEKPVTTNETLVGPSEITDIVVDFSQSKSNLAILANDAKYPYPAGDPVNEANGKVIKFIIVPDQEVDTSRVPKRLLEYPVVDLSSVAHTRYVAMYEYASDIDEPTHLYLNAKPYEAAATETPKVGSTEVWYVINLTEDNHPLHIHLGLFKVLDQTALVKPDDEFRECMKKINDAVKCHVDKYARGKKEEVPAHERGWKNVFKMIPGHVTKIAVRFSYIHTNASYVFDATTEPGYVYHCHVLDHEDNAMMRPLKIIK